tttgtttaaattatacATTCATTTCCAGGTTACATTCATTATATTTCTTCATTGTATGGTCAGTCAAGACGAACCATGAAGTTTAGTCAGTTGCAACTTCATTCATTTGTACATATACATTCGTTTACTCACTTTACAAATAGTGCAAATGGAAGCAAATAATATTAGcctattaataaataaaataacataaataatataaataaaattattataaattaaaagttCACAGTTTTTTTCTGAATGTATCCATGACGCCCAAAATCTCATTGCGCACAATCTCCCACGCGCACTTGCTGAAATTCTATAAGAAGAAAGAAAagtatacagtacattaatAGCGATATAATTAATATTGAAGACATTAATAAACGTTAATGCTCTGAATTGTTAGTGTCTTACCTGCTCTGTGAGAAACTGATCGAGCTTCTTAAAGTTTTTGACCAGCGTCTCAAGCGTCTCAAGTTCAGAGCTCACCTTCTGGAttttaaaaatagattaaaTTAATGACAGTGTCGACTATTCGGGGAAAATGATGTCTCAATCCCAACTAAAGGTATGCCCATGACTTACGGAATTttcatatgttttattttgcatgtgaAGGAACGTCATTAAATCATTGAGGGCAGTAGAATTCCAGTGGCCGTGGCTTTTCTTCTTAAAAATCTCAAAGGTGTGATTGAATGCTATCTTCAGTGCTGGCTGCATTTCTTGCGCCTGTTCTCAAAAAGAGAATAATTATTAAACAGGGTGCAAAAGCATCATTGACTTACAACAGGTGTGCCATTTATTATTTCCGTTCTTTAAACCTTCAATAATTAAATCATATACGGGAAATATTTGGAGGCATTTGAAAAtgaatattaataaattatattttggggGTTGCGCCAGTGTGACATTTGATAAACCAAATGATACCTGGAGAATTTGTTTATCGTCTACCTTACTAAACAtttatcaaacacacctgaaccagCTATTCAAGTTCTTCTTGTTCATTTAAAATACGTGCAGTTTTATTTAAGTGGGGCTGGAACGAAAGCTTTGGTATCCAGATTTAACAATTAGGCTACTTCATAATTTGATGTACCTTTTCTGGAAGGCTCGATGAGAGATCAAAAGAAGTTATTCCCACCTCCCTATAACATTTCATATAAGGTTTCCTATGACCCTGTggggaaaaaattatattaatgaattatattattttttcgccaatattaatattaataattcattGACTCACATCACATATAAggataatattgtttatttgcAGATTATCAGcgcaacacacatacacacaaacagataaacagacagactcACCAGTTTATGTAGAAGTCCGATTGTTGTTTTCAAGAGCTGTTGGTCGCTCATAGATGCTGCATACAAGGTCGGGATAACAATGAGccagagaaaacacacaaaagtGTTCATTGTCGCTTTGTATTGATAGTAGCTAGAGCTCAGTGACAATATTAACGAAAAATGAACTCAAGTTTGTTGCAAGACACTGGCTATATAGACTCCAGAAAGAATCACCATACCAAATTTGCATTCCATGTAGGAGGCGGGAAGCCCGGCAGGAATTTTCAAAAGAAGAAAGTGAAATACGTAGTCACGTGCAACTCTTTCATTATCTCACCTTGAAAACATTAATGAGAGTGATATTACATCACCAATTCCCTTGAGTCCAACAGGGATTTTTATAACCAGCCCTTTTAGACGCAATTCATGAGAATGCAGATTAGGAGCTTTTTGATTTCAGTTATTGATTTCAAACTGTGACATGAACTTACTCAGTCATTATTAAAAGgtattaaggttatattttggTCCCTTACATAggatgattttagcaaacgGTCTATCACAAAAATATGACTTTAATATGACAAGTGACCTATTTTCGTTTAGGTATCATATAATGTATATCAGATTAGATTTAATAGTTGTGAGTGatagaaaatatttaagtatttgttttgttttgtatgatgtcatataTTCAAGCTGTTTGTATTTGGTGATGTCATAACACGATCACGTCGGTGGTAATTTCGAATTGTTTCCGGTGTTGTTTAAATACAAAgctttttattttcactttcatGTGTTACCTGAGGCCGATTGCATAAGAcaatagctctaaaaataaatcAGGTCTCTTTTTTCTGACAGATCATAACTTTAAGTAGGATATGTTACATAAAGAGGTGGATTGGtcgattttaaatcaaaatagtGAGACTggttagccctaactaattgctagttggtCAGACTAGTTCTTAAGACACATGTCACGGCTATTATGCAACCCGATATGTGGGGTAGAATTCCTTCGGGAATTTTATTACGGCACCTTGCGTGATGATGCAATGTGGGCGCATCAATAATTGCTTAATTCTTGTCTTTGTTGTTCTTTCTAGGAACAATAAAGGATGTTAAAAGTTTGTCCTACGAATTTGTAAgacattttctttattttatgtttaaatagaCGTCACACCCActgcatctgtctgtctgtgtattgagcttaaatgtattaaattaaagaGTGGGCTTAGATGATTTCGTCTAAACGGAAACACAAATTGGGCCAAGAAAATGTAGCTGTTGTTAAttctaattttaatgtttttcgGTCAAACCTTGACAGAATAAAATCAATGTTAATGTAGGATTTTATGTAGgcctattaattattaattatttttatttattattattaaagtaacatttaaaaatgtttaacgtcAATCATCCAACGACGGTGAAGAAGAGAACAACCTTTCTATAAACCAGATTGCAGGATTCTGTTAAGGCTCAATATTAGATTTAACCCTCCTGATATATTCAAAATTTAGCAACACTTTTAATGTttggggtcaaattgaccccaAATAGtttaatatatgctaaataacttcaaatttaaaataaaattgtaaaaaacactttattttttatttacataaattgtttatttaatatattcatttctATGAAACCGTATCTTTTGTAGCACATACATTTAGTGTGTATTtagtaacaaaataaaagtattcataaaaataatatatatatttttttatttgagaaCAGTTTTACCAGACTTTCACATATTAATAGTAAAAAAACACTAATTAGATCAGTTTTGCAGGAACACtgtatgtacatttatatatttggcagacacttttatccaaagtgactaaaAGTAACTTTAAGTCAAAAAGTATCaaagaaaagtaaaaaagtaggGGACATATCAGGAAAATCTTTCTTCaggacttttttcatgtttaagtgctataattgggtcaccagtgcttctatcaacaggtgataaagatcaacccagtaaaccattctctgcaagcatattaaaaaatacgccattgaaatttggctccccctgtgatgtcagaaggggataataccaccccttaatctgcaccatcgaaccacagcactgccttttagtgcagagatcagctcatttgcattttaaaggacacacccaaaatggcacatttttgcttacacctacaaagtgtccattttaacatgctttaataaattatctatatggtgttTGAGctgaacttcacatatgtgaagactaatttgacattttaaaaaagtcttgtgaaatgtcccctttaaaggtttaaaaataCAATTCGCATATTTTTCAGAGATGTCAAAGTATAGCTTTGGGGTCAATTTGACAAACATAATAGAAGGGTTAagtttaggattgggttaggagGCTTGTGTATTATTATTTAGTCAATTATGGTTATATTTTGGCTTAAGAGTGTTTCTTTGACATGGATGTAGTTCTAGGAACAACCacacaaaagattaatcgcaaggGGGCAGCAAAACATCGCTATACACCACGAAACACAACGAATTAGAGAGACAGGTGATGTGAGCGTTttgatcatttttatttttttaagtttactgTTTAATGACAGTAAATGTGATTTTACAAGCTAATGTTGGAACTTTCTATAAACAAATTAGATTGCAGGAGCATGTTAAGGCTCAAGGTTAAGTTTGAGACTGGGTTAGAGGCTTACTATCTACAACTCGTTAGGGGGTCAATTTTAGGGGTTAATTATGGTTACAGTTCGAATAAGTTTCTTTGACAGGAAAGTTATTCCAGGAGGACCCAAAATTATTTTGCTGCACAACGGAAGGGTCCGCAGTTTCGGACCGCAGTTCTTGGACCCTAGTTTTTTttgtgacagcgccacctagcgAAACTGCAGCCTTCGGTTGTGCATGTAGAAGTAGATGCTACTCGGAGGACCAACAAAAGATTTTGATAGATGTGACAACACCATTTCTCTGTCGGCAGGGGGCACCACAACATCGCTATACACCACGACACAATGACGTTTTGATTGTACAGGTGAGTGAAGAACATTTTTGCTTTAATGTTTGTATTCCATTGTTTTTGCCTCGTGTTTCTTAAACGTTGATGTCATATCCCACATTTATATGCTACAGACGTTGTGAAACTATGTATCATTCAGATTGCTCAGTTGTAACTGTAGGTCATAAAGTAAATACTACATTTTACACTTTTCTCCATGACATTTCTGAAACTTTTTCTGTCATACAGTCTCAAAGGTAAAAAGATTCCTCGTTCACAGTCAGACACAGAGCACTAAAACATGTTCATACTTGTTTAAGAGCAACTTGGCATGCATGTCTTGGAGATTGAGATGTACCGTGTGTCCTAAAATATGCACAAagaaagcacacacacacaaactcacacGAGCACGTTACTGTACCTGTACCTGCTCTTCATTCTAAACTCAGTTTGAGGTAAAAGCGTGCAAATCCATGACAGGAAATGAGATAGTTTGAGAATAGGAAACCTATTGTGGCTTAGCTCACTGAACAGGAAAGAGAGGGTTTCCTTCCAGAGGATGTAGAAGACAGGGGACTGCAGAGAGAAAGACAAAGATATATgttaccctgtctgtgaaatctcataagtctcataatctaatatcTAATTATAAGATATTGAGCATCACATTTCATTTCAGGTCATATTCGATGAGAAAAGGAATCAATGTTATatattcacagaatgttctttacattatgtaggttGATCTTATATAGAAAACCACAAGGTAgatcacaaaaataactcaCAGCAAGGCAGGGTCACATGATGTTCCCCTATGCATTTTTAACTGCAGTTTTAACTTACTCAGCTGTCCAACAGGACCAGGGCCCGGTTTTTCAAAAGTAATCCACTAGGATTTTGGATAACGGATTGGATCAAATCTTGAAAATGGgtttttcaaaagaaaaaacgGATTACATAATCGGATTAGATCACGTAATCCAATCTTGGCATTGATCCGGATCAAACCTTTAGTTTGGGTTTTTCAGAACTTTTTTTTCAGAATTTAATTTGTTCATCTTTCAGGCTACAGTGATTAGGTAGGCTTTAACGTATTCAGCCTTTCAGTATAGGCCTACAGCAAAGTAGAAAGAGTTTGGCCTCATAAAATAATCCCCCAAACAGCTGACAAAATTGACCAAAAACAATAAATTTTATTCTGTCactaattatatatatatatatactaatttaaatatatatatatatatatatatatatatatatatatatatatatatatatatatatatatatatatatatatatatatatataaaaattagtGAATATATAAATTCAGTGTATGTTTTGTAGGTCTCAGATGAGTGAACTCCTGGAAGAGGATGGGGAggggtttttcttttttattattttttttgtaatgtgtgtgttttcaggtcaaataaaaataaacttaaattgaCCCCACACTGGCTATTATACTTGTTGCTCTTTACATATCTATAGTTATACATTGTGATTTTCTATCCTGTTTGAGCACTGGTTATCCATATTTGGTGATCCTGAAAAGTTCCTATCCGTATCAGACTGATCAAATCCGATGTTGCTTTGAAAAACTGGCTCAAAAGTAAGCTGGATTACGTGATCACGGATCACATCCAGATCAATTTTATCCGGATTAAACCTTTTGAAAAACTGGGCCCTGGTGATTACTTTTAATTCACACACCTTGATAAGGGTCAACAGTCTGTTAGATTAAACTTGTTTTAGGACACTAATAGGACAAACTTTGGTGCAAAGCACTTTATAATAATTTCTAAGGTAAAATGTTAAATGAAAAcaccagtttttcaatattttactatgttcttacctcaacaaattaatacatcttttttcaatgtgtgcacttaatctttgtacagcacatcgtgaatgtgttagcatttatcctagccccattaattcctatggttccaaacagggatgaatttagaagccaccaaacacttccatgttttccctatttaaagactgttacatgagtagttacacgagtaagtatggtggcacaaaataaaacatttgcttggatcctaaggaatgaatggggctaggctaaatgctaacacattcaagaagcgttgtacaaagattaagtgcacacattgaaaaaatataagtatgtgttaattcatctaagttgaggtaagaacatagtaaaatattgaaaaactgtggtgttttcctttaaacgcTGTCATTTATTATCATGCACAATAACATTTGCTTTATAAACTAGTGTTAGTGTTCTATTAAGTTTAAACTGGCTTTAGCAGTGTATTAATCTCATTTTCAGGGTTAACAAACAAACTGTGAAACTTAAAGTGACGATTGTGAAAAGTTGTCATTTAGTCAGTGAATCATTTAACATTTGTCATGCTTTGTTCCTCATTTGATACACTAAAAGGTTAAATGAGACAGCTCATTCATTTCTTTATCCTCGTAAAAATACGTTCCCACATTTTTTCCAG
This window of the Misgurnus anguillicaudatus chromosome 19, ASM2758022v2, whole genome shotgun sequence genome carries:
- the LOC129436392 gene encoding interferon alpha-5 isoform X3, giving the protein MSDQQLLKTTIGLLHKLGHRKPYMKCYREVGITSFDLSSSLPEKAQEMQPALKIAFNHTFEIFKKKSHGHWNSTALNDLMTFLHMQNKTYENSKVSSELETLETLVKNFKKLDQFLTEQNFSKCAWEIVRNEILGVMDTFRKKL
- the LOC129436392 gene encoding interferon alpha-5 isoform X1; its protein translation is MNTFVCFLWLIVIPTLYAASMSDQQLLKTTIGLLHKLGHRKPYMKCYREVGITSFDLSSSLPEKAQEMQPALKIAFNHTFEIFKKKSHGHWNSTALNDLMTFLHMQNKTYENSKVSSELETLETLVKNFKKLDQFLTEQNFSKCAWEIVRNEILGVMDTFRKKL
- the LOC129436392 gene encoding interferon alpha-5 isoform X2, whose protein sequence is MECKFASMSDQQLLKTTIGLLHKLGHRKPYMKCYREVGITSFDLSSSLPEKAQEMQPALKIAFNHTFEIFKKKSHGHWNSTALNDLMTFLHMQNKTYENSKVSSELETLETLVKNFKKLDQFLTEQNFSKCAWEIVRNEILGVMDTFRKKL